Proteins co-encoded in one Microbacterium hydrocarbonoxydans genomic window:
- a CDS encoding metallophosphoesterase yields MTTTLLLIADTHVPARAKRLPDAVLRAVDEVDIVVHAGDWIDVATLDLLESRSRLLVGVHGNNDGPALRERLPEIARLTVEGVEVAVVHETGQKQRREERMDAAFPGVDLLVFGHSHIPWDTVAPSGMRLLNPGSPTDRRRQPVCTMMTVTIEARQVDAALVPLP; encoded by the coding sequence GTGACGACGACACTGCTGCTGATCGCCGATACCCATGTGCCGGCACGGGCGAAGCGCCTGCCCGATGCGGTGTTGCGCGCGGTCGACGAGGTCGACATCGTGGTGCACGCGGGGGACTGGATAGATGTGGCGACGCTCGACCTGCTCGAGTCGCGCTCGCGCCTGCTGGTCGGGGTGCACGGCAACAACGACGGCCCGGCGCTGCGCGAGCGGCTGCCCGAGATCGCACGGCTGACGGTCGAGGGCGTCGAGGTGGCCGTGGTGCACGAGACAGGGCAGAAGCAGCGGCGAGAGGAGCGGATGGACGCTGCGTTCCCGGGTGTCGACCTGCTCGTGTTCGGGCACTCGCACATCCCCTGGGACACGGTCGCCCCGTCGGGCATGCGTCTGCTGAATCCCGGGTCGCCGACCGACCGCCGCAGACAGCCGGTGTGCACGATGATGACGGTCACGATCGAGGCACGGCAGGTCGACGCCGCACTGGTGCCGCTCCCGTGA
- a CDS encoding GAF domain-containing protein, translated as MFRAPMRSRDDDVGDGPAVVRALAVGVCGVGGRLDHAPESIADALVAVDAVYGERMARRLERFASAPEGVYVWTHDADGFLWLGRVTGPWRYDASDDARDVDLVHVRSCDWLDRPVESAAVPPGVHEAFARGGRNWQSITRADAARLTAAVWTSRRGE; from the coding sequence GTGTTCAGGGCGCCGATGCGGTCGCGCGACGACGACGTCGGAGACGGGCCTGCCGTCGTGCGGGCGCTCGCGGTCGGGGTCTGCGGAGTGGGGGGCAGGCTCGACCACGCGCCGGAATCGATCGCGGACGCGCTCGTCGCGGTCGACGCCGTCTACGGGGAGCGGATGGCGCGGCGACTCGAGCGGTTCGCGTCGGCTCCCGAGGGCGTGTACGTCTGGACGCATGACGCCGACGGGTTCCTGTGGCTGGGGCGTGTCACCGGACCGTGGCGCTACGACGCGTCGGACGACGCACGCGACGTCGACCTCGTGCACGTGCGCTCATGCGACTGGCTCGATCGTCCGGTCGAGTCGGCCGCCGTGCCGCCCGGTGTGCACGAGGCGTTCGCGCGCGGCGGTCGCAACTGGCAGAGCATCACACGAGCCGACGCCGCGCGCCTCACCGCAGCGGTCTGGACGTCCCGGAGGGGCGAGTAG
- a CDS encoding HNH endonuclease signature motif containing protein, with amino-acid sequence MPRRRFSTPTPAARARYAKRRQGRVARADNDLSGEQWDSLREAWGGCAYCGAGDIALQRDCVMPISRGGRYTVENVVPACGSCNASKRNDEVTSWLRRKRLDERSFLTRYDAILRQLRQTE; translated from the coding sequence GTGCCGCGTCGAAGGTTCTCCACACCCACTCCCGCCGCGCGCGCCCGCTACGCGAAGCGGCGCCAGGGGCGCGTGGCGCGGGCGGACAACGACCTCAGCGGCGAGCAGTGGGATTCGCTTCGCGAGGCGTGGGGAGGATGCGCATACTGCGGAGCGGGCGACATCGCCCTGCAGCGCGACTGCGTGATGCCGATTTCCCGGGGCGGCCGGTACACCGTCGAGAACGTGGTTCCGGCGTGCGGTTCGTGCAACGCGAGCAAACGCAACGACGAGGTCACGTCATGGTTGCGCCGCAAGCGGCTCGACGAGCGATCCTTCCTCACCCGCTACGACGCGATCCTCCGCCAGCTGCGCCAGACCGAGTGA